A genomic stretch from Hyalangium ruber includes:
- a CDS encoding archaeosortase/exosortase family protein, giving the protein MGSSHLVLLLQLLAGWQAWSWYVRRVRDGSDEPWGLLALLALALVLPRGARHPLRTLDVGVLAAVNVGLVLGYPWLPPLVRAAVCLLCVTAIVSRMSSGRAFHLGTWLLALLSLPVLATVQFYLGYPLRLVSAAMAAPMLRAMGLSAVREGLHLVVGSNVILVDAPCSGARMLWVGLFLAVTLSCLLKLGAARTALACALATGVILFGNALRVSTLTFLESGHAVHAPWLHEGVGVSTFIPVCLGIAAICLWQRSRQRVGEAHG; this is encoded by the coding sequence ATGGGCAGCTCCCACCTCGTCCTGCTCCTGCAGTTGCTTGCCGGCTGGCAGGCGTGGAGCTGGTATGTCCGGCGCGTCCGGGATGGCTCGGACGAGCCGTGGGGGCTGCTCGCCCTGCTGGCGTTGGCGTTGGTGTTGCCTCGGGGGGCACGCCACCCGCTGCGGACCCTCGATGTCGGGGTGCTGGCCGCCGTCAATGTCGGGTTGGTGCTGGGCTACCCCTGGCTGCCGCCTCTGGTTCGCGCGGCGGTGTGCCTGCTGTGTGTCACCGCCATCGTCTCGCGGATGAGCTCGGGGCGCGCCTTCCACCTGGGCACGTGGCTGCTGGCGCTGCTGTCGCTGCCCGTGCTCGCCACGGTGCAGTTCTACCTGGGCTACCCGCTGCGCCTGGTGTCCGCCGCGATGGCCGCGCCCATGCTGCGCGCCATGGGGTTGTCCGCGGTGCGCGAGGGGCTCCATTTGGTGGTGGGCTCCAACGTCATCCTCGTGGACGCCCCGTGCAGCGGCGCGCGCATGCTCTGGGTAGGGTTGTTCCTCGCCGTGACGCTCTCATGCCTCCTGAAGCTCGGCGCGGCGAGGACGGCGCTGGCCTGCGCGCTGGCCACGGGCGTCATCCTCTTCGGAAATGCGCTGCGGGTGAGCACGCTCACGTTCCTCGAGAGTGGCCACGCCGTCCACGCTCCCTGGCTCCACGAGGGCGTGGGCGTGAGCACGTTCATTCCCGTCTGCCTTGGCATCGCCGCGATCTGCCTGTGGCAACGTTCGCGCCAGCGGGTAGGGGAGGCGCACGGATGA
- a CDS encoding tetratricopeptide repeat protein translates to MRDDSVVSYFFEGKEQPLKDRLAEARSRLGLDAAAAVLASLEKVVSRHREATAPEHHEQLALALNTLGLWFWSHERIVEAQVHYGEVARRYREADTPALKEQAARALTALGSLHHEEERAARARECFEEVVRRYGEGPQPTEVEAQALFAHAFLAWELWQRHRVAQAREGLEKLVRRYGQASGVFPSRCVAMTRLALAVMLRDQGNTEQARALQEQAERWLRELPEPARREQYLRVYFSMAENFVDVGKMEDALRCYTEARRWLDGTCGEELRDKEAQAVLSLVGALEKQEKRPEAQRLIEEAVRAAEELGASAEPFALARLKIRLGELIGDQGNHVEAQQQYEGVVRRYGDSPELHIRAQVSKARLRTARALVLQQRYEEAQACFEELLRLYGDAPEMCLKRRVGDALIQRGWCAGDLEQPEKKQASWEEAVRRFIDAPEKSLRGGAAGILVMLGALLRDQGRYEEARERLEEVIRRCDAAPELVLKRRLAEALEARGILFCVQGDQALQRAHDAEVVRRYADAPELPLKLRVVEALTSQAYEYDRENQPEEARARRQEVVRLYGEEESLEMKEKVASVLMSLGRELWEKGGQACFEDMVRRYGDAPEPSLREQAAEALSNLAGVCNQLERYDEQRAHYEEVVRRYGVAPEASVRRRAVEALSDLCDSLEERGLREEARSCLQELLSRFGEAPELAAKVAERVTRMGIRLEHRDRLQDAWTRFEEVERRYGESRDADVLEHVSQALMNMGWQLKRQGRLEEAQTRFEQVVQRYDSLSVAVLEPHVAQARVAAARMLACQGRNEEAQKRYEEVQTRYRQHENSSLREMAVSGLVELGEVLEALGRREEAQKRYEEAVSGYDQWHWSLEQAAYARLHLAALAWRQERHAEAQARYEEVVNSYTYESTDYHPLYVVEALVGLGDLLLAQERREEAQARYEEVLRRCVPPQMDGIDGVLARAHRGLGFVLDEQGRFEEAQARFAEALRLLDKEPESAHSQYERAVAFNGAGYSLVREAKRCLQRGAPDAARAMLARAEEKLAVARKLLPDHHSPVANMAYTAFLQGRGEEAKALLAEAFKLGGEELRRDSLKDTEHHPLPVDEEWREIIRGLGAPGQ, encoded by the coding sequence ATGCGAGACGATTCTGTCGTGTCTTACTTCTTCGAGGGCAAGGAGCAGCCCCTGAAGGATCGTCTGGCGGAGGCGCGCTCCAGGCTGGGACTGGACGCCGCCGCCGCCGTGCTGGCGAGCCTCGAGAAGGTGGTGAGCCGGCACCGCGAGGCGACAGCCCCCGAGCACCACGAGCAGCTCGCCCTGGCGCTCAACACCCTGGGGCTCTGGTTCTGGAGCCACGAGCGCATCGTCGAGGCGCAGGTACACTACGGGGAGGTGGCTCGGCGCTACCGTGAAGCGGACACGCCCGCGCTGAAGGAGCAGGCGGCCCGGGCGCTGACCGCGCTGGGCAGCCTCCACCATGAGGAGGAGCGGGCCGCGCGGGCGCGAGAGTGCTTCGAGGAGGTGGTGCGCCGGTATGGGGAGGGGCCCCAGCCGACGGAGGTGGAGGCGCAGGCCCTCTTCGCCCATGCCTTCCTGGCGTGGGAGCTCTGGCAGAGACACCGCGTCGCGCAGGCGCGGGAAGGCCTCGAGAAGCTGGTGCGCCGCTATGGCCAGGCGTCAGGGGTGTTCCCGAGTCGGTGCGTGGCCATGACGCGGCTCGCCCTCGCGGTGATGCTCCGGGACCAGGGGAACACCGAGCAGGCGCGGGCGCTCCAGGAGCAAGCGGAGCGGTGGCTCAGGGAGCTGCCCGAGCCCGCGCGCCGGGAGCAGTACCTCCGGGTCTACTTCTCCATGGCGGAGAACTTCGTGGATGTCGGGAAGATGGAGGATGCCCTCCGCTGCTACACCGAGGCGCGGCGCTGGCTGGATGGGACGTGCGGTGAGGAGCTTCGGGACAAGGAGGCCCAGGCGGTGCTGAGCCTGGTGGGTGCGCTCGAGAAGCAGGAGAAGCGCCCGGAGGCCCAGCGGTTGATCGAAGAGGCGGTGCGCGCTGCCGAGGAGCTTGGGGCGTCCGCCGAGCCCTTCGCGCTGGCGCGGCTGAAGATCCGCCTGGGCGAGCTGATCGGCGATCAGGGAAACCACGTGGAGGCGCAGCAGCAGTACGAGGGGGTGGTGCGCCGCTATGGCGACTCGCCCGAGCTGCACATTCGCGCCCAGGTGTCCAAGGCGCGCCTTCGGACGGCCAGGGCGCTGGTTCTCCAGCAGCGCTACGAGGAGGCCCAGGCGTGCTTCGAGGAACTGCTGCGCCTGTATGGCGATGCACCCGAGATGTGCCTGAAGCGGCGGGTGGGCGATGCGTTGATCCAGCGGGGCTGGTGCGCGGGGGACCTGGAGCAGCCCGAGAAGAAGCAGGCATCCTGGGAGGAGGCGGTGCGCCGCTTCATCGACGCGCCCGAGAAGTCCCTGAGGGGGGGAGCGGCGGGCATTCTCGTCATGTTGGGGGCGCTGCTCCGGGATCAGGGGCGCTACGAGGAGGCGAGGGAACGCCTCGAAGAGGTGATCCGCCGGTGTGATGCGGCGCCCGAGCTGGTCCTGAAGCGGCGGTTGGCCGAGGCGTTGGAGGCGCGGGGGATCCTGTTCTGCGTCCAGGGGGATCAAGCCCTGCAACGGGCGCATGATGCCGAGGTGGTGCGCCGGTACGCGGATGCACCCGAGCTGCCCTTGAAGCTCCGGGTGGTCGAGGCACTCACCAGCCAGGCGTACGAGTACGACCGGGAGAACCAGCCCGAGGAGGCCCGGGCGCGGCGGCAGGAGGTGGTGCGCCTGTACGGCGAGGAGGAGTCCCTGGAGATGAAGGAGAAGGTCGCCAGCGTACTCATGTCGCTGGGGCGGGAGCTCTGGGAGAAGGGGGGCCAGGCCTGCTTCGAGGACATGGTGCGGCGGTATGGCGATGCGCCCGAGCCCTCCTTGCGGGAGCAGGCCGCCGAGGCGCTGAGCAACCTCGCGGGCGTGTGCAACCAGCTGGAGCGGTACGACGAGCAGCGGGCTCACTATGAGGAGGTGGTGCGCCGGTATGGCGTGGCGCCCGAGGCTTCCGTGAGGCGGCGGGCGGTGGAGGCGCTCTCCGACCTGTGCGACTCGCTGGAGGAGCGCGGGTTGCGCGAGGAGGCCCGGAGCTGCCTCCAGGAGCTGCTGAGCCGCTTTGGCGAGGCGCCCGAGCTGGCGGCGAAGGTGGCCGAGCGTGTCACCCGGATGGGGATCCGGCTCGAGCACCGTGACCGCCTCCAGGATGCCTGGACGCGCTTCGAGGAGGTGGAGCGCCGCTACGGCGAGTCGCGCGACGCGGACGTGTTGGAGCATGTGTCCCAGGCGCTCATGAACATGGGCTGGCAGCTCAAGCGCCAGGGTCGCCTCGAGGAGGCGCAGACGCGCTTCGAGCAGGTCGTACAGCGCTATGACTCGCTGTCCGTCGCCGTGCTGGAGCCGCACGTGGCGCAGGCGCGGGTGGCGGCGGCGCGGATGCTGGCCTGCCAGGGGCGCAACGAGGAAGCCCAGAAGCGCTACGAGGAGGTGCAAACTCGCTACCGGCAACACGAGAACTCGAGTCTCCGGGAGATGGCGGTCAGCGGGCTCGTCGAGCTGGGCGAGGTGCTCGAGGCCCTGGGGCGTCGCGAGGAGGCCCAGAAGCGCTACGAGGAAGCGGTGAGCGGGTATGACCAGTGGCACTGGAGCCTGGAGCAGGCGGCCTATGCCCGGCTCCACCTGGCGGCACTGGCCTGGCGCCAGGAGCGGCACGCGGAGGCGCAGGCCCGCTACGAGGAGGTGGTGAACAGCTACACCTACGAGAGCACGGACTACCACCCCTTGTACGTGGTGGAAGCGCTGGTGGGGCTTGGGGATCTGCTGCTGGCGCAGGAGCGCCGCGAAGAGGCGCAAGCGCGCTACGAGGAGGTGCTGCGGCGGTGTGTCCCGCCTCAGATGGATGGCATCGACGGGGTGCTGGCCCGGGCGCATCGCGGGCTGGGGTTCGTGCTGGATGAGCAGGGACGGTTCGAGGAGGCGCAGGCGCGCTTCGCGGAGGCGCTGCGGCTGTTGGACAAGGAGCCCGAGAGCGCGCACTCGCAATACGAGAGGGCGGTGGCGTTCAATGGCGCTGGCTACTCCCTGGTTCGTGAGGCGAAGCGGTGCTTGCAGCGGGGAGCCCCGGACGCGGCGCGGGCGATGCTGGCCCGGGCGGAGGAGAAGCTAGCGGTGGCCCGGAAGCTGCTGCCCGATCACCATTCCCCCGTGGCGAACATGGCGTACACCGCCTTCCTGCAGGGAAGGGGAGAGGAGGCGAAGGCCTTGCTAGCGGAGGCCTTCAAACTGGGAGGAGAGGAACTCCGGCGCGACTCACTGAAGGACACCGAGCACCACCCACTCCCGGTGGACGAGGAATGGCGAGAGATCATCCGAGGCCTGGGGGCTCCGGGGCAGTGA
- a CDS encoding nuclear transport factor 2 family protein, with amino-acid sequence MREKNLQYMLDWMAIQELAVEYGQAIDYGQDTGDWSRWENVFTPEVTADYSRFMGSDVVTLKREQMPEVAKTGLRSFKRVQHATAMCVGIQFQSDTQAEAMSYAEVAHYFPLGGVQQEWTIVARYTFAVEKTPSGWKIRKVLLDPVHYRGNLLGLELVQGKRLV; translated from the coding sequence ATGAGAGAGAAGAACCTTCAGTACATGCTGGATTGGATGGCCATCCAGGAGCTGGCCGTTGAGTACGGGCAAGCCATCGATTACGGCCAGGACACCGGCGACTGGAGCCGCTGGGAGAACGTCTTCACGCCGGAGGTGACGGCGGACTACAGCCGGTTCATGGGCTCGGATGTCGTCACCCTCAAGCGTGAGCAGATGCCCGAGGTGGCGAAGACAGGCCTGCGCTCCTTCAAGCGGGTCCAGCATGCCACCGCCATGTGTGTGGGCATCCAGTTCCAGAGCGACACCCAGGCCGAGGCGATGTCCTACGCGGAGGTTGCTCACTACTTCCCGCTGGGAGGCGTGCAACAGGAGTGGACGATCGTCGCTCGCTACACGTTCGCGGTCGAGAAGACCCCCAGCGGGTGGAAGATCCGCAAGGTGTTGCTCGATCCCGTCCACTATCGCGGCAACCTGCTCGGGCTGGAACTGGTGCAGGGCAAGCGGCTCGTTTGA
- a CDS encoding VOC family protein, protein MVHARDKQASATFLAEILGLPPPEPFFHFLVVRTANGVSLDFISTDVDFLPMHYAFLVSEAEFDAIFGRIQARGLQYWADPRAQQPGQINRHDGGRGVYFQDPSGHFLEIITRPYGSG, encoded by the coding sequence ATCGTCCATGCCCGCGACAAGCAAGCCTCGGCCACGTTCCTCGCCGAGATCCTGGGCTTGCCCCCTCCCGAGCCGTTCTTTCACTTCCTCGTGGTGCGGACCGCCAACGGGGTAAGCCTGGACTTCATCTCGACGGACGTCGACTTTCTCCCGATGCACTACGCATTTCTGGTGAGTGAGGCCGAGTTCGACGCGATCTTCGGACGCATCCAGGCTCGCGGCCTCCAGTACTGGGCCGACCCACGGGCGCAGCAGCCGGGGCAGATCAATCGGCACGACGGCGGCCGCGGCGTGTACTTCCAGGATCCGTCTGGGCACTTCCTCGAGATCATCACGCGCCCCTACGGGAGCGGTTGA
- a CDS encoding GNAT family N-acetyltransferase — MLHWQWKKFQELTVDELYGVLALRSQVFVVEQKSIYLDADGYDRGSYHLLGQSTEAPEPSVAAYLRVLPPGLKYAEASLGRVVTASSVRRYGYGKVLLEKGISFIEANYPNTPIRIGAQHYLKRFYEGFGFRQVSDVYDEDGIPHIEMLR, encoded by the coding sequence ATGCTTCACTGGCAGTGGAAGAAGTTCCAGGAGCTGACGGTCGATGAGCTCTACGGCGTGCTCGCGCTGCGCTCCCAGGTCTTCGTGGTGGAGCAGAAGTCCATCTACCTGGACGCCGACGGCTACGACCGGGGCTCCTACCACCTGCTGGGCCAGTCCACCGAAGCGCCGGAACCCTCGGTGGCTGCCTATCTCCGGGTACTTCCCCCCGGGCTGAAGTACGCCGAGGCGAGCCTGGGCCGTGTCGTGACGGCTTCCAGTGTACGCCGGTACGGGTACGGAAAAGTGCTGCTCGAGAAGGGCATCTCCTTCATCGAGGCGAACTACCCGAACACCCCCATCCGCATCGGCGCCCAGCACTACCTGAAGCGCTTCTATGAGGGCTTCGGCTTCCGCCAGGTGAGCGACGTGTACGACGAGGACGGCATCCCCCACATCGAGATGCTGCGCTGA
- a CDS encoding VIT domain-containing protein → MNEPLKQPLSVEPPPEPPAPPHAVPRKEAPRRSSFATIVLSLFGVLLPAGTLIFELSFGWCASELFDPVPTPVHAILIACVPVANLLALVATHRRTPSLMRVAVFGSGMALGISLIYSFMFLPLIPLGLIGLIFYGLGLLPLSPHIAFAMALVLRRRLKRLHSPSAPMARPWLGMAVALVAFLAVEVPVTGTRLALHVAVNGTPENQRTALQWLRKLGHEETLLASGYVATRRSSFLAYALSFQDTVSLEEARDTYYRVTGRMFNSVPKPENLRPGTVMRFNQDSDQGGQTVGGRVPGLSLVHSEMKGSVDGDAALAYLEWTMSFETTAEGQSEARTQVVLPPGAVVSRVTLYIDGQEREAAFAGTAQVREAYEKVVRARRDPLLVTQRGKDRIQVQCFPVVKGPPMKIKIGITTPLVPRDEGRFATLLLPTLVERNFHIAEEFRHVVRVESQRPLTTPAGGNMEQRKDGVSEWLAALSDDVLHPPQAVLTVQRKGVPETAWTEDLLEPAAYVVRQQVRNAVAEVPERVVLVLDGSVGMKDALPEVAAALSAFPQGTELSVLAALDGVEELLPLGKVDAAVLQRVSERVRELSPAGGQDSSVVLARAWSMVASEGRTVVLWVHGPHPLGPMMHPDGLSQSESPDYWWLTARHPDEILDVMVGRGPNQVAVDLSTFAPFRTVPRIGSLEQDLKDLFSSWGHAAPTFSRERLPVAGLELPPGAAKTSSHLARLWAREEVSRLSAVIEPAARTKAIDLAARHQLVTELTGAVVLERQEQYDEAGLTPVDPGTVPGVPEPETWMLLAVACVLLIAFRLRRTA, encoded by the coding sequence GTGAACGAACCCTTGAAGCAGCCACTTTCCGTCGAGCCGCCCCCCGAGCCGCCCGCGCCCCCGCATGCGGTTCCTCGGAAGGAGGCGCCGCGGAGGTCGTCGTTCGCGACCATCGTCTTGTCACTGTTCGGAGTGCTCCTTCCCGCCGGCACGCTCATCTTCGAGCTGTCCTTTGGGTGGTGCGCCAGCGAGCTCTTCGATCCGGTGCCCACCCCGGTCCACGCGATCCTCATCGCTTGCGTTCCGGTGGCCAACCTCCTGGCGCTGGTCGCCACGCACCGGCGCACGCCGAGCCTCATGCGCGTCGCCGTGTTCGGCAGCGGAATGGCCCTGGGGATCAGCCTCATCTACTCCTTCATGTTCCTGCCGCTCATTCCCCTGGGGTTGATCGGCCTGATCTTCTACGGCCTGGGGCTGTTGCCGCTCTCGCCCCACATCGCGTTCGCCATGGCCCTGGTGCTGCGGCGTCGGCTGAAGCGCTTGCACTCCCCAAGTGCGCCAATGGCGCGCCCGTGGCTCGGCATGGCCGTGGCGCTGGTGGCCTTCCTCGCCGTGGAGGTGCCGGTGACGGGGACCCGGCTGGCGCTGCATGTCGCCGTGAATGGAACCCCGGAGAACCAACGCACGGCGCTCCAGTGGCTGCGCAAGCTGGGGCATGAGGAGACGCTGCTCGCCTCGGGTTACGTCGCCACGCGGCGCTCCAGCTTCCTGGCCTACGCGCTGTCGTTCCAGGACACGGTCAGCCTGGAAGAGGCGCGAGACACCTACTACCGGGTGACGGGCCGCATGTTCAACTCGGTCCCCAAGCCCGAGAACCTGCGCCCGGGCACGGTCATGCGCTTCAACCAGGACAGCGACCAGGGCGGCCAGACGGTCGGAGGTCGGGTTCCGGGGCTCTCGCTGGTCCACTCGGAGATGAAGGGCTCGGTGGATGGGGACGCGGCGCTCGCCTACCTGGAGTGGACGATGAGCTTCGAGACGACGGCCGAGGGCCAGTCCGAGGCACGCACCCAGGTAGTGCTCCCGCCGGGCGCGGTGGTGTCCCGGGTGACGCTCTATATCGATGGGCAGGAGCGCGAGGCCGCCTTCGCGGGCACCGCGCAGGTCCGCGAGGCCTACGAGAAGGTCGTCCGGGCGCGGAGGGATCCGCTGCTCGTCACCCAACGGGGCAAGGACCGCATCCAGGTCCAGTGCTTCCCGGTGGTGAAGGGCCCGCCGATGAAGATCAAGATCGGCATCACCACGCCGCTGGTTCCGAGGGACGAGGGGCGCTTCGCCACACTGCTGCTGCCCACGCTGGTCGAGCGCAACTTCCACATCGCCGAGGAGTTCCGGCACGTGGTGCGCGTCGAGTCACAGCGCCCGCTCACCACGCCGGCGGGCGGCAACATGGAGCAGCGCAAGGATGGGGTGAGCGAGTGGCTGGCGGCCTTGAGCGATGACGTGCTGCACCCACCGCAGGCGGTGCTCACCGTCCAGCGCAAGGGCGTCCCCGAGACCGCCTGGACGGAGGATCTGCTCGAGCCAGCGGCCTACGTGGTGCGCCAGCAGGTGCGCAACGCCGTGGCCGAGGTGCCCGAGCGGGTCGTCCTCGTGCTGGATGGCTCGGTGGGCATGAAGGACGCGTTGCCGGAGGTCGCCGCGGCGCTGTCCGCATTCCCGCAGGGCACGGAGCTCTCCGTCCTGGCCGCCCTGGATGGCGTCGAGGAGCTGCTGCCGCTCGGCAAGGTGGATGCGGCGGTGCTCCAGCGTGTGTCGGAGCGGGTGAGGGAGCTGTCTCCCGCCGGAGGCCAGGACTCCAGTGTCGTGCTCGCTCGCGCGTGGTCCATGGTGGCGTCCGAGGGACGGACCGTCGTGCTGTGGGTCCACGGGCCGCACCCGCTGGGGCCCATGATGCACCCGGACGGGCTCTCCCAGAGCGAGAGTCCCGACTACTGGTGGCTGACGGCCCGGCATCCCGACGAGATCCTCGATGTGATGGTGGGCCGGGGCCCGAACCAGGTCGCGGTGGATCTGTCCACGTTCGCTCCCTTCCGCACCGTGCCGCGGATCGGCTCCCTGGAGCAGGACCTGAAGGACCTGTTCTCCTCCTGGGGGCACGCCGCGCCGACGTTCTCCCGGGAGCGCCTGCCCGTGGCGGGGCTGGAGCTGCCTCCGGGGGCGGCGAAGACGTCCTCGCACCTGGCGCGTCTGTGGGCGAGGGAGGAAGTCTCCCGGCTGAGCGCGGTGATTGAGCCGGCGGCACGCACGAAGGCCATCGATCTGGCCGCCCGCCACCAGCTCGTCACGGAGCTGACGGGGGCCGTGGTCCTCGAGCGCCAGGAGCAGTACGACGAGGCGGGCCTGACCCCCGTGGATCCAGGCACCGTTCCGGGTGTGCCCGAGCCGGAGACGTGGATGCTGCTGGCCGTGGCCTGCGTGCTGCTCATCGCCTTCCGCTTGCGACGGACGGCATGA